From the genome of Colwellia psychrerythraea 34H, one region includes:
- a CDS encoding AraC family transcriptional regulator, protein MDQLSQILENLSFNADVFFSGNLCGIQSLGGADSKKGHLHLLKSGVLTIVCEEGHKVTLDKPSVIFMPGPSKHQVIASESDDAELVCADVDFHSGSGAALVNALPKFICLNIGQHDPVGRTAHWLFEEAFNKQAGQQMIVNKLGDIFLIQMLRHVIKEGIVIQGMLAGMAHPQLSALMTALHKRPQEQWTVELMAETALMSRAKFAALFKDTIGQAPSDYLTDLRIALAQGLLKKDKPVSFVANEVGYEHGSALARVFRKKTGLSPKEWLMKFRK, encoded by the coding sequence ATGGATCAATTAAGTCAAATATTAGAAAATCTTTCTTTTAATGCTGATGTTTTTTTCAGCGGTAACTTGTGTGGCATTCAAAGTTTAGGCGGGGCTGATAGTAAAAAAGGCCATTTGCATTTATTAAAATCAGGTGTATTAACCATCGTTTGTGAAGAAGGGCATAAAGTTACCCTAGATAAACCGTCGGTTATTTTTATGCCGGGCCCGAGTAAACATCAAGTTATTGCCAGTGAATCAGATGATGCCGAGTTAGTTTGTGCTGATGTTGATTTTCATTCAGGCAGTGGGGCAGCCTTGGTCAATGCATTACCAAAATTTATTTGTTTGAACATTGGACAGCATGATCCCGTAGGGAGAACTGCGCATTGGTTGTTTGAGGAAGCGTTTAACAAACAAGCAGGTCAGCAAATGATCGTGAATAAGCTTGGTGATATTTTCTTAATACAGATGTTACGACATGTCATCAAAGAAGGCATCGTTATTCAAGGCATGTTAGCAGGTATGGCGCACCCTCAATTATCAGCATTAATGACAGCGCTGCATAAGCGGCCGCAAGAACAGTGGACCGTTGAGTTAATGGCTGAAACAGCCTTAATGTCGCGAGCTAAGTTTGCCGCTTTATTTAAAGACACCATAGGTCAAGCGCCCAGTGACTATTTAACAGACTTACGTATCGCTTTAGCGCAAGGTTTATTGAAAAAAGATAAACCCGTTAGTTTTGTTGCTAACGAAGTGGGTTATGAACATGGCTCTGCATTGGCTAGAGTGTTCAGGAAAAAAACGGGATTATCACCAAAAGAATGGTTAATGAAATTTAGGAAGTAA